GGGAGGGCCTTGGCTTCCTCGCGCAGGGCCAGGCGGGCGAAGGCATCGGACTCGGCCTCGGCCTTGCAGAGGCGCTCCTCGGGCTGAAGAAGTCCGATAAGCAGGCCCTTCTGGACGGCCCGAGCCCCTGTGACCCAAGCTCCGACGCGGTTGAGGCCGCCGTCGAAATAATCCAGGGCGACGTGCATCTTGTCCAAGGCTCGGCAGCGGATGATCTCTTCGGTCACGGCCAAGATGGGATCGTCGAGCACGACGACGTGATCGCTGTCCCAACGCACGCCGCGGCTCAAATGGAAGACGAGCCCCGGCAGGAACGGCAGAAGGGCCGAGATTTTGTCGGCTACGGATTCGGTCGGGTGGAAATGGCCCAGGTCCAGGCAGACGAGCTTCTTCTTGGCGATGGCATAAGCCAGGTAGAACTCGTGCGAGCCGACGACGAAGGATTCGGATCCGATGCCGAAGAGCTTGCTCTCGAGCGAGTCCTTCATCGCCGCGCCCAGGTCGATCTCGAAGATCTCATCCAGCGATTCGCGCAGGCGATCGCGATACGCGATCCGGTCGACCGGCACTTCCTTGGACCCGTCGGGGATCCAGAGATTGTGGAGGCAGGCGCTCTTGAGCTCGCGCCCCATGAATAGAGAGATGCGGCGGCAGGCCTTGACGTGATCGATCCAGAACTTGCGGACGGACTTGTCGCAGTGGCTCAAGGTGAAGCCGTCGGCCGCCATCGGGTGGGCAAAGCAGGTGGCGTTGAAGTCCAGCTTCAAGCCGCGGTTGCGGGCCCAGTCGACCCAGCCGCGGAAATGATCGGGCTCGATCGCGTCCCGGCCGGCCGGGCGGCCGCGGAAATCTCCGTAGATGGCGTGCAGGTTCAGGCGGTGTGGCCCCGGGATGAGGGAAAAAGCCTTGTCCAGATCCTGCCGCAGCTCTTCGATCGTGCGGGCCTTGCCGGGATGGTTGCCCGTGACTTGTAGGCCCCCGTCCTGGAGCGAGCCGCCGGCGGCTTCGAACCCGCCCACGTCGTCGCCCTGCCAGCAATGGAGGGACAACGGGATTTCGGCCAGCGTACGGAGGGCCTTGTCGGTGTCTACTCCCAGCTCGGCATAGGCCTCGCGGGCGGACTGATATTTTTTTTCGATGAGTGCGGAAGTCATGAGGCTTCTCCCTTGCGGCCTGATTCGACGATGCCGCGGAATCGATCATAGGCTTTATCCCAGCCGGCCGAGGGGCGGGGTTCGTAGGTCTCGAGCCGGAACGAAGCGGCGGCCAGGCTCCGGGCCTCTTCCAATGAGCCGACACAGCCGAGGGCCAGGGCTTGGCCGAGAATGTTGCCCAGAGCGGTCGCCTCGATCGGGCCGGCGACGACGGTGCGGCCCGTGGCGTCGGCCGTGAATCGATTAAGGACCCAGTTCTGGCTCCCGCCGCCGATGATGTGAACCTTGTCGATGGGCTCGGGCGAAACCGAAGCCAGGTCGTCCAACACCGCGCGGTATTTGAGGGCCAGGCTTTCGAGGACGCAGCGGATGATGGGGCCTTGACCGTCGGGCGGAGCTTGCCCGGTTCGGCGGCAGTAGCCGCGAATCGCTTCGGGCATGTCGTCGGGATTGAGGAATTCGGGCGCGTCCGGGTCGACGAAGGCCCGAAAGGCGGGAGCATCCTCGGCCAGGCGCTTGAGGTCGTCGTAGCCGATCGGGGATTGGGCGTCCCAAAGTCGGCGGCAGCGCTGGACGAGCCACAGCCCGGCCACATTCTTGAGAAAGCGCACGGTGCCGGCGACTCCGCCTTCGTTGGTGAAGTTGAGGGCTCGCGTCCGCTCCGTGATCAGGGGTGCCGGTGTTTCGATGCCGACGAGCGACCAGGTCCCGGAGCTGATGTAGGCCCAGCGGCGGCCTTCGGCGGGGACGGCGGCCACGGCGGAGGCCGTGTCGTGGCTGGCGGTGGCCGAGACGGGAACCGCCCGCAGGCCCGTTTCGCGGGCCAAGCCGGGCAGGAGCGAGCCGACGAGATTGCCGGGCTCGATCGGCCGCCGGACGAGCGAAGGCGGCAGTCCGAGGAAGGCGAGAAGATCGCCGGCCCAGTCGCGGGTTCGGGGATCGATCATCTGGGAGGTCGAGGCGATGGTGGCTTCGTTGATCGCGACCCCCGAAATAAACCAGGTCAGGAGGTCGGGCATGAAGAGCAGGCGATCGGCGGCTTTGAGGAGTGG
This sequence is a window from Candidatus Aminicenantes bacterium. Protein-coding genes within it:
- a CDS encoding L-rhamnose isomerase — translated: MTSALIEKKYQSAREAYAELGVDTDKALRTLAEIPLSLHCWQGDDVGGFEAAGGSLQDGGLQVTGNHPGKARTIEELRQDLDKAFSLIPGPHRLNLHAIYGDFRGRPAGRDAIEPDHFRGWVDWARNRGLKLDFNATCFAHPMAADGFTLSHCDKSVRKFWIDHVKACRRISLFMGRELKSACLHNLWIPDGSKEVPVDRIAYRDRLRESLDEIFEIDLGAAMKDSLESKLFGIGSESFVVGSHEFYLAYAIAKKKLVCLDLGHFHPTESVADKISALLPFLPGLVFHLSRGVRWDSDHVVVLDDPILAVTEEIIRCRALDKMHVALDYFDGGLNRVGAWVTGARAVQKGLLIGLLQPEERLCKAEAESDAFARLALREEAKALPFGAVWDAYCEAQGVAAGPGWIADVNGYEKGVLAARS
- a CDS encoding rhamnulokinase; amino-acid sequence: MSDRHFLAFDIGAESGRAIVGTISGGRIGLREIHRFPNAPIALFGRLHWDIYALLEEMKKGLAACASEVPSIESIAVDTWGVDFGLLAADGSLLGLPFAYRDPRNIPAMQAFLAKMPADRLYERTGIQLLPFNSLFQLQALASHNAPLLKAADRLLFMPDLLTWFISGVAINEATIASTSQMIDPRTRDWAGDLLAFLGLPPSLVRRPIEPGNLVGSLLPGLARETGLRAVPVSATASHDTASAVAAVPAEGRRWAYISSGTWSLVGIETPAPLITERTRALNFTNEGGVAGTVRFLKNVAGLWLVQRCRRLWDAQSPIGYDDLKRLAEDAPAFRAFVDPDAPEFLNPDDMPEAIRGYCRRTGQAPPDGQGPIIRCVLESLALKYRAVLDDLASVSPEPIDKVHIIGGGSQNWVLNRFTADATGRTVVAGPIEATALGNILGQALALGCVGSLEEARSLAAASFRLETYEPRPSAGWDKAYDRFRGIVESGRKGEAS